One genomic segment of Ictalurus punctatus breed USDA103 chromosome 12, Coco_2.0, whole genome shotgun sequence includes these proteins:
- the LOC108262090 gene encoding E3 ubiquitin-protein ligase UBR2-like yields the protein MTRIDQEAEEAQRKLKRQNGEDPALPPFCPLFASLGNILQCDVLLGMLGAVLQWAMEPSGGHWSESMLQRVLHLIGMALLEEQQQLENIGDDDEVTFNFTLKISRKFCTSSHTIESLKPVSQVPVKPPATLQASWLC from the exons gcagaggaagctcagcgaaagcttaagagacagaatggagaggacccag ccctgcctccattctgcccactgtttgccagcttgggaaacattctgcagtgtgacgtgctgcttggcatgctgggagctgtgctgcagtgggctatggagcccagtggaggacactggtctgagtccatgctgcagagg GTGCTGCACTTGATAGGCATGGCTCTGCTGGAGGAGCAGCAACAGCTAGAGAACATTGGGGATGACGATGAAGTTACTTTCAACTTCACCCTCAAAATCTCCCGTAAGTTTTGTACATCATCTCACACAATAGAAAGTCTCAAGCCTGTATCACAGGTCCCGGTGAAGCCCCCGGCAACACTACAAGCATCCTGGCTCTGTTAG
- the LOC128634128 gene encoding E3 ubiquitin-protein ligase UBR2-like: MAQTLQSQSHFINKYIDLLTQDSEDLDASASTSAEHSPSSCDGALVCVGPRRWRARGGERRQMEMCILCHEAQEILPDGTAMVLAAFVQRSTVMSKNRKRPPHNPESYDPLFMHPDLSFGTHTDSCGHIMHSHGWQR, from the exons atggctcaaacattacagagccagagtcattttatcaataagtacatagatctgctcacgcaggattcagaggatctggacgcctcagcctctacatcagcagagcatag ccccagttcatgtgacggtgctctggtgtgtgtgggacctcgtcgttggcgtgccagaggaggagagaggaggcagaTGGAGATGTGTATCCTGTGTCACGAAGCGCAGGAGATCCTACCTGATGGCACCGCCATGGTGCTCGCTGCCTTTGTCCAACGCTCTACGGTCATGTCCAAGAACCGCAAAAGACCCCCTCACAATCCAG agagctatgatcccctcttcatgcaccctgacctgtcctttggtacccataccgacagctgtggccacatcatgcactctcacggctggcagaggtga